In Lolium rigidum isolate FL_2022 chromosome 3, APGP_CSIRO_Lrig_0.1, whole genome shotgun sequence, the genomic window AATTGTTTCTCTGAAGATCATCTTCTATTGGCAAATGCTGCCAATGCATTCGCATGAACTGGTGGTAGAGCAGTTAGTATTGCCTGCATCTGTTGGCCATAGCTGGATATCAAATAAGAAACAGCCTTGCCAATAATTGTTTTGACTTCATCACTCTCATCCGGGGATAGTACCACTTGGGCAAAGACATGTATCACTTCAGCCACTTGAGCAAGGATCTGCAACACCACAGTGTTAGGTTTGGCCTAAGACTTGGACAAGGATACTTTCGCTGCAAGACTCATATTCAGGAAAAGTTCACATAATGGAAGCAAAGACCATGGATGGTTTAAGACCAGGTCACCTGGGGATGCGAAGATAGTAACAAATTACATAAGCAGCTGTAGACAGCCATTGACTCTTCATGATCTTCTTTTAGTGGCAGAGCATTGATAAACACTGGAAGAACCTACAAAACAGATATAGCATTGCAACCAAGTATTTATTAGCTAGGCACTTTAAAGTATGAATTCTGAAACTGTTCAAACGTATTATGTGGAAGAAACCTGGTTGAGAGGAATTGATTGAGGTTGCACCATTATCATTCTAGCAATAGCACCTGCAGCATTATCTCTAACTGCGAGGTCTGGTTCAGAATCAGCAAACAAACGATGCAGACCCTGCAGTATATCCGGGTAATATCTGCGGAAGATTGAATAGAAGCCTGTGAACAACTGAATTTACAGGATTACCGTTTATGTTCATACTGTAACATGAACATTAATTCGTTTAATGACTACACAGCAGACCACCATCTAAAATACACTTGGCATATTTTAGCTTCTATTCTTCAGCACCCACGTCATAGTTGTGAAAGCAAATTACATAATGTCAGGGTTTAGTTTTGTGACACTGCAGAATTAGGATTGGCAGACTAGCAGGACTATGAAAGAAAGTGCATAATATGGGGTCTACTAGATACTATGACTTGGAATTAATATGAGGTCTAGTAACTAATAGTTTTCGTTAACTGTTGCTCACATGCAGGCTTCTTATTCTAATGCTCCATAAAGTGAAAAGTGAACCCTTAtttttcatactccctccgtcccattaaggatgtcttagatttgtctaaattttcatactccctccgtcccattaaggatgtcttagatttgtctaaatttggaaatttagacaaatctaagatatcctttatgggacggagggagtccaAGAAATGGAAAATGAAGCAGTagtaaaaaaatcatgtatccatTAATGTCCATTTATTATGAAGATACGCTTTTGAAACATAAGGAAATAAACATCATGCACAACAGATCTTAAATAATAGTCATTTGCCTCCTCATTTACGGAGTGTAAGACATTAGCCTCAGATAGGAGCTTCTGCAAAGGTGAGCATGAAATATGTATATTATTGTAACTAATATAAATACCTCAGTGCTGCAGCACCCCCATTCTTGCATAGCTCGCCAACACAGAAAGCAGCATTTCTCCTATTTGTAGCCTCAGAAGATGCAAGTTCTTTCAATGCCAAAGGCATTATCTTCTGCAAATGATTCAAATATGAGTAAACATTAAGAGGTCAATTAAAATGATTAAATgacatttttttaaagaaaactaTAGGCATACATCAACATAAGCAGAAATTGGAGCACCCATTTCTTGAGCAACCTCAGCTAAAGTTGCAACAACCATAGTCTTATCTTGGGGAGGATGTGGAGATTTCTGCATTCATTCCAGAGCACCATCAGAATGTACAATTCTCACTATAATCTTTATATGTTTAAGATAGCTGGCATAGTTGAGCACGACCAAAGGGAGGGGGGGGTGCTCACAGCAAATTTCATCAGGGGATCAAATAACTTTGCAAGGAGAGGGTCAAAGTAAGATCGCATCACTTTCGCAAAAGCAGGCAAGAGATCTGAAACTGCATCCATGAGGACTTCATCATGATCAATGTCACCATCATCTTCGCCATCCGACTCTACTTGCTGACAGCATGATTCTTGACGCAACAGGGTAAGTGTTGCCTCAGCAAGCTGTGACATATCTGAAACATTGACAGAAGGGACAGTTTTTAACAGCAGAACCTAGTATTCCAAGAGCACCCAACTCTGAGAAAGTGCAGCTTACAAAGTTCAACTGCAGCAAAACCGCAATCTTTCACGATATCTGCTACACTCATGCAAGCTTGCGCTACTACTTCTTTATCATCATCCTCTGTCATTGTCTTGATATAGATGTTCATAATAGTATCTGGAAAAAAAAACAAGCGAGATTGAGCATGGCTTTAGCAAAATGGACTTAAAAGAGAGCATCTTATAGTAGCAATTACCAAGAACAGCTTTCTGTTTCTCGAGTATATCCTGCATGGTAGAAAAAACAGACACTGCATAAGAATTTTGATGTTCCACAGCAATCAAATCTAAATTGAAAATATAATACAGGAAGTTCTCACAGGATGTGCAGGTATTGCCCTTACTGCAGTTAGGATGTCTGCAATAATAGAGTTTAGTATTATTATTAATAAACCACAAAATGTACCTTTAATGGGAAGTCACATAGAATAAAAAAAAACTTAAGAAGCTTATAATTTTACAAATTTAGAGTTCTGGGGAGTAACTGATTTGAATTAAACAAGACTATTAACTCTGGTTTCTGTGGCAAACGCTCTCCTACTGCTTCTAATCGGTTTGCCTAATGCCTACCATCAGTATACGATTTGTTGACGATCTCTTGGTAGTTAACAGATTGGAGGTTCATTGGGTTTGCAATTTGTGGTTTGTCAAGACACGATAGAGTGTTCATGCACAGAAGATCCCATACATGACTAATATTGACAAAACTAACGAAAGAGCATGACGCAGGTGAAGGTGATGGGTGCTAGGCAAGCTTCCATTctgtttgattttttttgttggttctctGATCTGGGTTTTGCCTCCGTAGATAGATTCAAACCCGACAGGATCGCTAGGTTCAGGTTCAACAGGTATTCAAGCAAATCCAGCAATTAATGGTCTGCCACGACTGCACTAGCAAGGAGACTGCTGTATTAAGACTTTGATGATTCACTTTGAATGGGTTTGCTGTTAAACCAACATAACACTTCAAATGATGGACACAAGGTAACATTGTGCATCATTGCACAATAGAACATTGATCATGAATGCATCTTGTGATCTCCATCAACGTATCTTATGTGTGACAAAAGTTTATACTGTAGTCATATAGCATTGGATACTATGTACCATGCTGAAAACAGATTATGTAGCTTACATGACAAAAGTTCATTCAACTAATTAGatttttgtactccctccatcccataaaAGATGTCTTAACTTGTGTACATGACAAAAGTTCATTCAACTAATTTGGATGAGtgcctagatacatccaaatttagataaatctaagacatcttctaTAGGACCGGGGGGTATGTTAAATGACTATTGGAAGTTTGAAACTTCACAGCTACAACTACGTAGGCCTAAAAATAAGGAAACCAAAAGGCTGCTACAAACTTATATATATTAAAAGAGGACTAGGAAAGACATTACGTTTTAAGGAAATAATAGCCTGAAGCCTGACATCTTCATGAAAATATCCACTGTGCTTGATTAAAATCTTCAACGATTCCTCCAAGTAACTAGTGCCAGTTAAGGGAAACTTGAAGAACAAAAGATGACAGGAATATTATGTTAAACATCACTCAAGGATACGGAGCGTAGGCACTCTTTGTGTGAAGTGCAAAAAATCCAATAGCCTGAGTTGCAGCTGCTTTCTCGTCTAATACTCCAGTCCTCACACTGATATTTCTAACTCTTGGCTCATCATCGGTATCATCGTCAGAAGAAACACCACTAAATCCATTGTCAACACCATCAGCATCATCAATGTCCACAGCAGAACCATCATCCAAGTTGCACGAAAAGAATACAAGAGGCACAACATGTGGAAGATACTGCAATGTACAACAACCACTTCTGTAAGCATGACCAGCATTCGCGAAATGAACATAATTTTGACTTCCCTGATTACCTGTGTGAAACTATCATCCAGAATCTCAGCAATGTTGCTAAAGAAACCATGAGTATACTCTCTTAGCTCGCTATAATCCAATCCAAAACCCTGCAAGTATGAAGAGCATAAAGAATTGCACTGAACTATGCCAGTTAACAGAACTCTGAAGTACTGGGATTAGGACTCACAGAAATAGCAGCCTCAATAAAAGGAGGTAATATTGCTTCCATTCTGGTTTTGCCTACTGCCATTGCAACTATCCCAACAACCTCAGTAGCCCTAGCTCGTGCACACAAATCTTCATCCTTAGTAAGCACTAGAAAGCCTTTCATCATTTCAAGAACCTTCTCTGCATATGGGATAAAAGCCTGTTCTGCAGCTGCTGCTACAGAGCCGATTGCAGACTGCAGCAAAACATCATTATTTCAATTTAGAAAACAATTTAAGGAGGAGGCTATCTCCTTCAATTTAGATAAATTGTGAGTAATGATTTCTATACGAACCATGCATGTCTCTTGCAGGTTCCGGGGAATGCTCTGCAAAGACATAACTAATCTGCATATCAAAGGTTCTAGATATGGTAGGATATCTTCACCCATATCTTCGCAGAACGCTGCCAATGCATAATACGATTTCTCCTACAAGATCACGTCACATATTCGCTTAGTTAATTATTTCAGAAAATGTCATGCAAAGTTAATCAATATCATCTATGTCCAAAGTTTCTGCCTATCGATCAGAGATGATGTCACCTGAAGTAGGTTATTTTACCTTAACTTCATCTGACGGGTCTTCGAGTGCATTTAAGATGCATGGAAGTACAGTCACATAGTGAGACAGAATTTCTGGCTGCAAGTGTTCAGCAAACTGACCAAGAGCAAATGAAGCAGCACCTCTAACCATTTGCTCTTGATCCTTTAAAGCTTCTAAAACAACTTTGAGACATTCCTCCAACTTATCCTTGAAATGTTCAGAACAACCCTCTGCGACAACACCCAACGACGTAACAGCAGCCTCACGAAACTTGGGATTAATGTGACGAAAGCTCACAGAAGCAAATTCAAGAACTGGACCAAAAACGTGTCTTGGTAAATTGATAGCCATTGTATCAATGACTTCTGCTGCGGAACGATCTGCGGCTAAATcagattcttcatcttcattagcaGTTTCTGTAAGCAAGGGGCACATAACTTGTAGGATAGGTACAATCAGCTTGTTCTTTTTTAAGAAAGATGCTTTAAATTTTACAAGCCATGAAATTATCTGAATAGCCTGAAACAAATAAGAGAAAGTTTACATGGAGTTATTTTGCAAAATGAACAATTATATAATCAATAATGTGGAATGCTGATCAAACCTGTTGCCTTATATTTATTTCCAGATCATGATTTGAGGAAACTTCAAGCGAGAACTGCACAATTGATCTGACTGAATCTCCAAGAAGTGGTGCAGGAGATTCAATTAGTTCATCGAATATTTCGAAGGCAATGGAAGCAACATCTTCATCACCATTAGCAAGACACTGCCTTGATACATTCAAGATACTGGGAACAAAGTCTCGAAACATCTTTACCTAGCAGTTGTACCAAAACAAGATCGGTTCATCAGGCATAAAGAGGCAACTCTAGCGGTAGCATGACATACTGTTGAAGATTTAAAATCAGCTAAGAAAAACTCCAGCTCTAAGAAGGAGACGGACAAACTACTACTGCTACAAGCAAAGAAAACAGTCCAAACTCCAAAGAAAAACACAGGTATACTGCTTATAATATATAAAAAAGCTTTACGAAGAGATCATTCCAGAAGAAGGTCGATCTATAAGAATGAACATAACGATGGCACATCTCTTTCACCTCAGAAAAGTAAATGTTTATAAAGCAGGAAAGACAGCCAGAACTTACAATGTCCCCGCCTTCATTGACATACTCTATGAAGGATCCGACAGCCCTGTTGCACCGACCAAAAATTAGCTTACATACAGTCACAAAATAGTCAAACGAGAAAAGCCAAAATAGCATTTTTTCCGCTAACTTAATCGTACTTCAA contains:
- the LOC124701993 gene encoding importin-4-like, whose product is MAQSLELLLIQFLMPDNDARRQAEEQIRRLARDPQVVPALVHHLRTAKTPNVRQLAAVLLRKKITSHWPKLPPHAKASLKQALIDSITLDNSHLVRKASANVVSIIAKYAIPAGEWQELLPFLFQCSQSPQEEHREVALILFSSLTETIGTTFQSHLNDLQPILLKCLQDETSSKVRIAALKAVGSFIEYVNEGGDIVKMFRDFVPSILNVSRQCLANGDEDVASIAFEIFDELIESPAPLLGDSVRSIVQFSLEVSSNHDLEINIRQQAIQIISWLVKFKASFLKKNKLIVPILQVMCPLLTETANEDEESDLAADRSAAEVIDTMAINLPRHVFGPVLEFASVSFRHINPKFREAAVTSLGVVAEGCSEHFKDKLEECLKVVLEALKDQEQMVRGAASFALGQFAEHLQPEILSHYVTVLPCILNALEDPSDEVKEKSYYALAAFCEDMGEDILPYLEPLICRLVMSLQSIPRNLQETCMSAIGSVAAAAEQAFIPYAEKVLEMMKGFLVLTKDEDLCARARATEVVGIVAMAVGKTRMEAILPPFIEAAISGFGLDYSELREYTHGFFSNIAEILDDSFTQYLPHVVPLVFFSCNLDDGSAVDIDDADGVDNGFSGVSSDDDTDDEPRVRNISVRTGVLDEKAAATQAIGFFALHTKSAYAPYLEESLKILIKHSGYFHEDVRLQAIISLKHILTAVRAIPAHPDILEKQKAVLDTIMNIYIKTMTEDDDKEVVAQACMSVADIVKDCGFAAVELYMSQLAEATLTLLRQESCCQQVESDGEDDGDIDHDEVLMDAVSDLLPAFAKVMRSYFDPLLAKLFDPLMKFAKSPHPPQDKTMVVATLAEVAQEMGAPISAYVDKIMPLALKELASSEATNRRNAAFCVGELCKNGGAAALRYYPDILQGLHRLFADSEPDLAVRDNAAGAIARMIMVQPQSIPLNQVLPVFINALPLKEDHEESMAVYSCLCNLLLSSHPQILAQVAEVIHVFAQVVLSPDESDEVKTIIGKAVSYLISSYGQQMQAILTALPPVHANALAAFANRR